From a region of the Daphnia pulicaria isolate SC F1-1A chromosome 1, SC_F0-13Bv2, whole genome shotgun sequence genome:
- the LOC124335116 gene encoding protein goliath-like isoform X1 — protein MSQSMMMAIWSAVLLLIGTELVNCDQWPFPDGEEYTLAHINVSYIDSAAVHNDAAEMGKFGNGRVGQTAGILVHVRSANSSSHYGCDIVYENEIPVVPWIALVRRGRCNFDDKLEAAVLNNASGLVVYNNKEDGLQRMTLRNKYRDKIVAVFITRAKGEELAALVDNGTRVMMQITVGSHYTYRFTNINRTSVMFVSISFIVLMMISLAWLVFYYIQRFRYLHAKDRLSRELTSAAQKALSKIPTRAIKNTDKEVSEAECCAVCIEPYKASDVVRLLPCRHEFHKVCVDPWLLEHRTCPMCKMDILKHYGYVVMEIIIFTGSQESVVNMDLDAPIISGLRPGHRRGTASPVVVPAGHHSSHQRSPSVTPDIQLPSDEPSTRTGRTDTLEPMRRESSSSPSTSSSRRYWSWPRSFSSRNNPPASTTESGVVEDAAASEPTAVETQVEIECESPDASALAISSSTDSRSTNIV, from the exons ATGAGTCAGTCGATGATGATGGCCATTTGGTCTGCCGTGTTGTTGCTAATTGGGACCGAACTAGTGAACTGTGATCAATGGCCGTTCCCTGACGGCGAAGAATACACTCTGGCGCACATCAATGTCTCTTACATCGATTCTGCGGCAGTGCACAACGACGCTGCCGAAATGGGCAAATTCGGCAACGGGAGGGTCGGGCAGACGGCCGGAATCCTCGTTCACGTTCGTTCGGCCAACTCTAGCTCACACTACGGTTGTGACATTGTCTACGAGAACGAAATACCC gTGGTGCCCTGGATAGCCCTGGTACGTCGTGGGCGTTGTAACTTTGACGACAAATTAGAAGCGGCTGTTTTAAACAATGCGTCCGGTTTGGTCgtatacaacaacaaagaGGACGGCCTCCAGAGAATGACTTTACGCAATAAATATC GTGACAAGATCGTGGCCGTGTTCATCACACGCGCCAAGGGCGAGGAATTGGCAGCGCTCGTAGACAATGGCACCCGCGTCATGATGCAAATTACGGTCGGCTCTCACTACACCTACCGTTTCACCAATATCAACAG GACATCCGTCATGTTCGTTTCCATCTCGTTTATCGTCCTCATGATGATCTCCCTGGCGTGGCTCGTATTTTACTACATTCAGCGTTTCCGCTATTTGCACGCAAAGGACCGCCTGTCG CGGGAGTTGACGAGCGCGGCTCAGAAAGCTCTCTCCAAAATCCCCACTAGAGCCATCAAAAACACTGACAAG GAAGTTTCCGAGGCTGAATGTTGCGCTGTTTGCATCGAGCCTTATAAAGCCTCTGATGTCGTTCGATTATTGCCGTGCAG gCACGAATTCCATAAAGTTTGCGTCGACCCGTGGTTGTTGGAACACAGGACTTGTCCCATGTGCAAAATGGATATCCTGAAACACTACGGCTATGTGGTAATGGAAATAATCAta TTTACCGGAAGTCAGGAAAGCGTCGTGAATATGGATTTAGATGCTCCAATCATCTCAGGATTGCGTCCTGGCCACCGCAGAGGAACCGCTTCGCCAGTGGTTGTCCCTGCAGGCCATCATTCCAGTCACCAAAGATCACCCAGCGTGACTCCCGACATTCAGCTCCCATCCGACGAGCCGTCAACCAGAACTGGCCGAACGGATACG TTGGAACCAATGCGTCGTGAGTCAAGCAGCTCACCGTCCACCTCGTCCTCACGCCGTTATTGGTCCTGGCCGAGATCCTTCTCCAGCAGAAATAACCCACCTGCCTCAACAACAGAATCAG GTGTTGTCGAAGATGCTGCCGCGTCTGAACCGACAGCCGTCGAGACACAAGTCGAGATTGAGTGCGAATCTCCCGATGCATCCGCTTtggccatcagcagcagcaccgaTAGTCGCTCCACTAACATCGTCTAG
- the LOC124335116 gene encoding protein goliath-like isoform X2 codes for MSQSMMMAIWSAVLLLIGTELVNCDQWPFPDGEEYTLAHINVSYIDSAAVHNDAAEMGKFGNGRVGQTAGILVHVRSANSSSHYGCDIVYENEIPVVPWIALVRRGRCNFDDKLEAAVLNNASGLVVYNNKEDGLQRMTLRNKYRDKIVAVFITRAKGEELAALVDNGTRVMMQITVGSHYTYRFTNINRTSVMFVSISFIVLMMISLAWLVFYYIQRFRYLHAKDRLSRELTSAAQKALSKIPTRAIKNTDKEVSEAECCAVCIEPYKASDVVRLLPCRHEFHKVCVDPWLLEHRTCPMCKMDILKHYGYVFTGSQESVVNMDLDAPIISGLRPGHRRGTASPVVVPAGHHSSHQRSPSVTPDIQLPSDEPSTRTGRTDTLEPMRRESSSSPSTSSSRRYWSWPRSFSSRNNPPASTTESGVVEDAAASEPTAVETQVEIECESPDASALAISSSTDSRSTNIV; via the exons ATGAGTCAGTCGATGATGATGGCCATTTGGTCTGCCGTGTTGTTGCTAATTGGGACCGAACTAGTGAACTGTGATCAATGGCCGTTCCCTGACGGCGAAGAATACACTCTGGCGCACATCAATGTCTCTTACATCGATTCTGCGGCAGTGCACAACGACGCTGCCGAAATGGGCAAATTCGGCAACGGGAGGGTCGGGCAGACGGCCGGAATCCTCGTTCACGTTCGTTCGGCCAACTCTAGCTCACACTACGGTTGTGACATTGTCTACGAGAACGAAATACCC gTGGTGCCCTGGATAGCCCTGGTACGTCGTGGGCGTTGTAACTTTGACGACAAATTAGAAGCGGCTGTTTTAAACAATGCGTCCGGTTTGGTCgtatacaacaacaaagaGGACGGCCTCCAGAGAATGACTTTACGCAATAAATATC GTGACAAGATCGTGGCCGTGTTCATCACACGCGCCAAGGGCGAGGAATTGGCAGCGCTCGTAGACAATGGCACCCGCGTCATGATGCAAATTACGGTCGGCTCTCACTACACCTACCGTTTCACCAATATCAACAG GACATCCGTCATGTTCGTTTCCATCTCGTTTATCGTCCTCATGATGATCTCCCTGGCGTGGCTCGTATTTTACTACATTCAGCGTTTCCGCTATTTGCACGCAAAGGACCGCCTGTCG CGGGAGTTGACGAGCGCGGCTCAGAAAGCTCTCTCCAAAATCCCCACTAGAGCCATCAAAAACACTGACAAG GAAGTTTCCGAGGCTGAATGTTGCGCTGTTTGCATCGAGCCTTATAAAGCCTCTGATGTCGTTCGATTATTGCCGTGCAG gCACGAATTCCATAAAGTTTGCGTCGACCCGTGGTTGTTGGAACACAGGACTTGTCCCATGTGCAAAATGGATATCCTGAAACACTACGGCTATGTG TTTACCGGAAGTCAGGAAAGCGTCGTGAATATGGATTTAGATGCTCCAATCATCTCAGGATTGCGTCCTGGCCACCGCAGAGGAACCGCTTCGCCAGTGGTTGTCCCTGCAGGCCATCATTCCAGTCACCAAAGATCACCCAGCGTGACTCCCGACATTCAGCTCCCATCCGACGAGCCGTCAACCAGAACTGGCCGAACGGATACG TTGGAACCAATGCGTCGTGAGTCAAGCAGCTCACCGTCCACCTCGTCCTCACGCCGTTATTGGTCCTGGCCGAGATCCTTCTCCAGCAGAAATAACCCACCTGCCTCAACAACAGAATCAG GTGTTGTCGAAGATGCTGCCGCGTCTGAACCGACAGCCGTCGAGACACAAGTCGAGATTGAGTGCGAATCTCCCGATGCATCCGCTTtggccatcagcagcagcaccgaTAGTCGCTCCACTAACATCGTCTAG
- the LOC124336815 gene encoding mediator of RNA polymerase II transcription subunit 18-like — translation MANQNPFSAIELFTSALRSNIIPNQEYLLQGSVIDSSAEVLHNRLRGLCDAAETGPETFHDHEMCFSLKASNPGGTPQQQQPFLLRVRRALDHPEYPWQLRYLGQPELGDKNQPTVLRSCIDIACTPNVVEFLSELGCRIEFEYVLKGYLFRKGRMKVTMSKIFRMGQAKSPDSLESVTGSYLVELSLLAPSGQDAVADEIKVFAEQLRPLVHLEKIDYRRLQQPFT, via the exons atggcaaaCCAAAATCCCTTTTCCGCCATTGAACTTTTCACTTCTGCACTAAGGAGTAACATAATTCCCAATCAAGAATACTTACTGCAGGGAAGTGTTATCGACTCGTCAGCTGAAGTTCTACATAACCGATTGCGTG GACTGTGTGATGCTGCGGAGACTGGGCCAGAAACATTTCACGATCATGAAATGTGTTTCAGTTTAA AAGCCAGCAATCCAGGAGGTACtcctcaacaacagcagccatTCTTGCTACGAGTTCGGAGAGCTTTGGATCACCCAGAGTATCCATGGCAATTAAGATATTTGGGACAACCTGAACTTG GTGACAAGAATCAGCCCACTGTTCTGAGAAGTTGCATAGACATTGCCTGTACCCCCAATGTTGTGGAGTTTTTGTCCGAACTTGGTTGCCGGATTGAATTCGAATACGTTCTAAAAGGATATCTATTTAGGAAGGGTCGAATGAAGGTGACCATGTCGAAAATATTCCGG ATGGGTCAAGCCAAATCGCCCGACAGTCTAGAATCAGTGACCGGAAGTTACCTAGTAGAACTTTCTCTTTTGGCCCCAAGTGGACAGGATGCCGTTGCTGATGAAATTAAAGTGTTTGCCGAACAACTCAGACCATTAGTCCATCTAGAAAAAATCGACTACAGAAGATTGCAGCAACCGTTTACATAA